In one window of Thermodesulfobacteriota bacterium DNA:
- a CDS encoding site-specific integrase — protein sequence MMGSVYRPKYRDKNDNYVESQVWWIKYYRNGKPFRESSGSKRKTDAERKLKSREGEVAEGRFQGLRIERILFDELAEDLLNDYRVNGKKTEDRAGLSVRTLKETFGGVRVPEITTDRINIYILKRQQEDKVENGTINRELSALKRMFHLGARQTPPKVKQVPYIPHLKEGPPRSGFFEFEEYQALKEALPPRLKPLIIMAYHTGMRLGELRGLVWDQVDLVEGKITLNAGSTKNDEARVVYMEGELLAAIRFQKALKDADWPDTPWVLFDDRGGPLGRFDKSWDTACKKAWERSEKKIRLWDPGKEVPTRIFHDLRRTAVRNMVRAGVPERVAMLISGHKTRSVFERYNIVNEEDLKRASRKVSDYHKERAALGKEANGQSLGKVEGITAREEEKLNQLMH from the coding sequence ATGATGGGAAGCGTCTACCGGCCCAAGTACAGGGACAAGAACGACAACTACGTCGAAAGCCAGGTCTGGTGGATCAAGTACTACCGGAACGGCAAGCCCTTTCGTGAGAGCTCGGGTTCAAAGAGAAAGACCGACGCCGAGAGGAAGCTCAAGTCCAGGGAGGGAGAGGTTGCAGAGGGCCGCTTCCAGGGCCTGCGGATCGAGCGGATACTCTTTGACGAACTCGCCGAGGACCTCCTGAACGACTACCGCGTGAACGGGAAGAAGACAGAGGATCGCGCCGGCCTGAGCGTAAGGACCCTGAAGGAAACCTTCGGGGGCGTGCGCGTCCCGGAGATAACGACGGACAGGATAAACATCTACATTCTCAAACGGCAGCAGGAGGACAAGGTCGAGAACGGCACCATCAACAGGGAGCTCTCGGCCCTCAAGCGCATGTTCCACCTGGGAGCCAGGCAGACCCCTCCCAAGGTGAAACAGGTCCCGTACATCCCTCACCTGAAGGAAGGCCCTCCGCGCTCCGGCTTTTTCGAGTTCGAGGAATACCAGGCGCTAAAGGAGGCCCTGCCCCCTCGCCTCAAGCCGCTCATAATCATGGCCTATCACACGGGCATGCGCCTGGGCGAGCTGAGGGGCCTTGTATGGGACCAGGTGGACCTTGTCGAGGGAAAGATAACCCTCAATGCCGGGTCCACGAAAAACGACGAGGCCAGGGTGGTCTACATGGAAGGCGAGCTGCTGGCCGCCATACGCTTCCAAAAGGCCCTCAAGGACGCGGACTGGCCTGATACCCCCTGGGTGCTCTTTGACGACCGTGGAGGGCCTCTGGGGCGCTTTGACAAGTCCTGGGACACAGCTTGCAAGAAGGCCTGGGAGAGGAGCGAAAAGAAGATAAGGCTATGGGACCCGGGTAAGGAGGTCCCTACCCGGATATTCCACGATCTCCGGAGGACGGCCGTCCGGAACATGGTCCGCGCCGGCGTGCCCGAGAGGGTTGCCATGCTCATATCCGGTCATAAGACCAGGAGCGTCTTCGAGAGGTACAACATCGTGAATGAGGAGGACCTCAAGAGGGCTTCGAGGAAGGTCTCTGACTACCACAAGGAGCGCGCCGCCCTGGGCAAAGAGGCCAATGGGCAAAGTTTAGGCAAAGTAGAGGGGATTACGGCCAGGGAGGAGGAGAAGTTGAATCAGCTAATGCATTGA
- a CDS encoding phage/plasmid primase, P4 family has translation MEDVKSITEAVKARCKEEAERLKAEGAAKSDIPREFIHNCLQANEYGDGLLFAVLNRDKYLFNKTACEWFIWSGHHWRFDVYNRVFQGVEEVALLYTEEAARIKEEQRQAEASEQEARAKKIEFTIKDYRRRVNRLRSLRGARNCLDWAHIVEPAMSACGEELDKDQWILGVANGVIELRTGRFREGRPEDRITKSAPHEWTDYDAPSPIWEKFLEDVFAGDMELVAYVQRLFGYGVTGLATEHILSVLHGEGRNGKSTFVEALRYTLGPLVQPIQSEMLLDQRNSRLSSGASPDLMTLKGLRIALASETDEGRRFSTSKAKWLSSGDTLTGRNLYDKHETTFEPTHLLCLLTNHLPHAPGDDYAFWQRIHLLPFKMKFVDAPQGEDERPKDRELPEKLKAEASGILAWLVRGCIEWQRQGLNPPKGVKAATEEYRFTEDLLAEFIESCCYPPDDTSDDRVRFSEVYKAFQDWYSEAIGPEPPRKKRFSRLMEKKFRKEKSGGQVWFYGLSLRPDLY, from the coding sequence ATGGAGGACGTTAAAAGCATCACGGAAGCCGTGAAGGCGCGCTGCAAGGAAGAGGCCGAGCGACTAAAAGCTGAAGGAGCCGCAAAGAGCGACATACCGCGGGAGTTCATCCATAATTGCCTGCAGGCGAATGAGTACGGGGATGGCTTGCTGTTCGCTGTATTAAACCGAGACAAGTACCTTTTCAATAAGACCGCCTGCGAGTGGTTCATCTGGAGCGGCCACCATTGGCGATTCGACGTGTACAACCGGGTCTTCCAGGGCGTCGAGGAAGTGGCCCTTTTGTACACTGAAGAGGCCGCCAGGATCAAGGAGGAACAACGCCAGGCAGAGGCTTCAGAGCAGGAGGCCCGCGCCAAGAAGATAGAGTTCACGATCAAGGACTACCGCCGCCGCGTTAACCGCCTCAGGTCCTTGCGCGGCGCTCGCAATTGTCTGGACTGGGCTCACATAGTGGAGCCGGCCATGAGCGCTTGCGGCGAGGAGCTCGACAAGGACCAATGGATACTCGGCGTAGCTAACGGCGTTATAGAGCTTCGGACCGGTCGCTTCCGCGAAGGCCGCCCCGAGGACCGCATCACCAAGTCAGCGCCGCATGAATGGACCGACTATGACGCGCCGTCGCCTATCTGGGAGAAGTTTCTCGAGGACGTCTTCGCCGGCGACATGGAGCTCGTGGCCTATGTACAGCGGCTCTTCGGCTACGGCGTCACGGGCCTTGCTACCGAGCATATCCTGTCGGTTCTCCACGGCGAAGGCCGGAACGGCAAGAGCACGTTTGTAGAGGCCCTGCGTTACACCCTGGGCCCGCTCGTGCAGCCTATCCAGTCCGAGATGCTCCTGGACCAGCGGAACTCAAGATTGAGCTCCGGCGCCTCGCCGGACCTTATGACGCTCAAAGGCCTCAGGATAGCCCTTGCCTCGGAGACGGACGAAGGGCGCCGCTTCTCGACGTCCAAGGCCAAGTGGCTATCGAGCGGGGACACCCTCACCGGCCGTAACCTCTACGATAAACATGAGACGACCTTTGAGCCAACGCACCTCCTCTGCCTTCTTACGAATCACCTGCCGCACGCTCCGGGTGACGATTACGCCTTTTGGCAGCGGATACACTTGCTCCCTTTTAAAATGAAATTCGTAGACGCCCCTCAAGGCGAAGACGAACGCCCCAAGGACCGGGAACTACCGGAGAAGCTCAAGGCCGAGGCCTCCGGTATACTGGCCTGGCTGGTCCGGGGGTGTATCGAGTGGCAGCGCCAGGGGCTCAACCCGCCCAAGGGAGTCAAGGCGGCCACGGAAGAGTATCGCTTCACGGAGGACCTCCTGGCCGAGTTCATTGAGTCTTGTTGTTATCCACCTGACGATACAAGCGACGACCGCGTGAGATTCAGCGAGGTCTATAAAGCCTTTCAGGATTGGTACTCAGAAGCCATTGGTCCTGAGCCTCCGCGCAAAAAGAGATTCTCCAGGCTTATGGAAAAGAAATTCCGCAAGGAAAAATCAGGCGGGCAGGTATGGTTCTACGGTTTGAGCCTGAGGCCGGACCTGTATTGA
- a CDS encoding HigA family addiction module antitoxin produces the protein MERYMHNPPHPGEVIKKLCIEPLGLSITETAEALGVCRKTLSELVNGRAGSPEMAVRLSIAFNTTPESWLNQQMQYDLWEVRKKKLKVKKIA, from the coding sequence ATGGAGCGGTATATGCACAATCCTCCTCACCCAGGAGAAGTCATAAAGAAACTCTGCATAGAGCCCCTGGGACTCTCCATCACCGAGACGGCTGAGGCCCTGGGCGTATGCCGCAAGACCCTTTCGGAGCTGGTGAACGGCCGTGCCGGCAGCCCGGAGATGGCCGTGAGGCTTTCCATTGCCTTTAACACCACGCCCGAGAGCTGGCTCAATCAGCAGATGCAGTATGATCTTTGGGAGGTACGGAAAAAGAAGCTGAAGGTGAAAAAGATAGCCTAA
- a CDS encoding winged helix DNA-binding protein → MKAKKVKVGIKSTKEALDDFVKAGEAIERGQKASKQEGLFFESIEGFRKALTPRRIELLHIIREQRPESIQELARLADRDMRAVVTDISILERYGLVDMKRKKDGRKLSTPIVDYDTIDIKIAV, encoded by the coding sequence ATGAAGGCAAAGAAAGTCAAGGTTGGCATAAAAAGCACAAAAGAGGCCCTGGATGATTTCGTAAAGGCCGGGGAAGCTATCGAGCGCGGCCAGAAGGCTTCAAAGCAAGAGGGCCTTTTCTTTGAGAGCATAGAAGGGTTTCGAAAGGCACTAACACCCAGGAGGATCGAGCTGCTTCACATCATACGGGAGCAGCGCCCGGAGAGCATCCAGGAGCTCGCAAGACTCGCAGACAGGGACATGAGGGCCGTTGTTACCGACATAAGCATCCTCGAGCGGTACGGCCTCGTGGACATGAAGCGGAAGAAGGACGGCAGGAAGCTTTCAACGCCGATCGTGGACTACGACACCATCGATATAAAAATAGCGGTTTAA
- a CDS encoding DUF6516 family protein translates to MKARRIIHQKVVEDSGNIVELKLWQVPPSTDRPHGYKYSLVYIVDGDRVIGYDNAEGKGDHRHFRGEEKPYRFKNLKALVKDFQDDIKRLKALKEKKS, encoded by the coding sequence ATGAAGGCGCGCCGCATAATCCATCAGAAAGTGGTCGAGGATTCCGGTAACATCGTGGAGTTGAAGCTATGGCAGGTGCCTCCCTCTACGGACAGGCCACATGGATATAAATATTCGCTCGTTTATATCGTGGACGGAGACCGAGTCATAGGCTATGACAACGCCGAAGGCAAAGGGGACCATCGGCATTTCAGGGGCGAGGAGAAGCCGTACAGGTTCAAGAATCTGAAGGCCCTCGTAAAGGACTTTCAGGATGATATTAAACGCCTGAAAGCATTAAAGGAGAAAAAGTCATGA
- a CDS encoding helix-turn-helix domain-containing protein — protein sequence MIKPRLLSIEQAAIYLGRTPGAVRELIYKGRLPMVKLDRRIHLDLNDLDRIIEQHKVTEAVF from the coding sequence GTGATAAAGCCGCGGCTATTGAGCATCGAGCAGGCCGCAATATATCTCGGCCGGACACCAGGTGCTGTCAGGGAGCTCATATACAAAGGCCGCCTGCCGATGGTCAAGCTCGACAGGCGCATACATCTGGACCTGAACGATCTCGACCGCATCATAGAGCAGCACAAGGTCACTGAGGCCGTGTTCTGA
- the zupT gene encoding zinc transporter ZupT, producing the protein MSGVWLALGLTLFAGMATGIGSAIAFFAKRTNYRFLSVSTGFSAGVMLYVSFVEILLKGGSALTEAYGDYWGHWANAGSFFGGILFIAVIDNLIPAARNPHETHAGSERAPLKGEAAIEPGAAAYDDNQAGGIHDHAAHNSKLHRMGLFTALAIAIHNLPEGLATFLAAMHDPGLGIAIAVAVALHNIPEGISVSVPIYYATGKRGKAFAYSLISGLAEPVGALIGYLLILYFVGVNGDGMIIPPEVMGIIFGGIAGVMVYISLDELLPTSRTYGKGHDSILGLVLGMAVMALSLLLMK; encoded by the coding sequence ATGAGCGGCGTCTGGCTCGCGCTCGGGCTTACCCTATTCGCCGGAATGGCCACGGGCATAGGTAGCGCCATAGCCTTTTTCGCCAAAAGGACCAACTACCGGTTCCTTTCGGTCTCGACAGGCTTCTCCGCCGGGGTTATGTTATATGTCTCGTTCGTGGAGATACTCCTTAAGGGCGGGAGCGCCCTCACCGAGGCCTACGGCGACTACTGGGGGCACTGGGCGAACGCGGGCTCGTTCTTCGGCGGCATACTCTTCATAGCCGTAATCGACAACCTCATCCCGGCAGCCCGGAACCCGCACGAGACCCACGCAGGCTCGGAGCGGGCCCCGCTTAAGGGCGAAGCCGCGATAGAGCCCGGCGCGGCTGCGTACGACGATAACCAGGCAGGCGGCATACACGACCACGCGGCCCATAATAGCAAGCTCCACAGGATGGGGCTCTTTACCGCCCTCGCCATAGCCATCCACAACCTGCCCGAAGGACTTGCGACATTCCTCGCTGCGATGCACGACCCCGGCTTGGGGATTGCCATAGCGGTCGCGGTAGCCCTCCATAATATCCCGGAGGGCATAAGCGTCTCTGTCCCCATATACTACGCTACCGGGAAGCGCGGCAAGGCCTTCGCCTACTCGCTCATTAGCGGCCTTGCCGAGCCAGTGGGCGCGCTCATAGGATATCTCCTCATCCTTTATTTCGTGGGCGTTAACGGCGACGGAATGATAATCCCGCCCGAGGTCATGGGCATCATCTTCGGCGGCATCGCCGGGGTAATGGTGTATATAAGCCTCGACGAACTGCTTCCGACGAGCCGCACATATGGCAAGGGGCACGACAGCATCCTCGGCCTTGTGCTGGGGATGGCGGTCATGGCGTTGAGCTTGCTATTGATGAAGTAG